One segment of Proteus appendicitidis DNA contains the following:
- a CDS encoding 1-acyl-sn-glycerol-3-phosphate acyltransferase codes for MFNSILPSSIRKTSSFVAGSPLPFYYRFISSAIREIYFSKVSLIYHSRSQAENTHPKLILCSHRNSAFDGYIVLKAFSNIQALASIQLLNSPLMRSFFTGIPVVRKKDRQRLGIKANIFSSPSDAAIAHIKAGGNLLLFPEGSSEWGFQPLPYQRGAARIIRTLISEGVVFDIIPMGLFYIAPDKFSSKVEVYIGENICINSQKGNLSIREWEQNIHTEVSTSLNKISVNCPNIDIFEKASSYAFNKNKNGKSYAESFIDYQNNPFKSNNDNQNIENNSQYSILIWRYISFLFMYILFPILLSSLVASHFADARNTISFFKILGGAIATAIWFPILVILLFFFPMFIGISLVSALFGFILIRKKGAQIC; via the coding sequence ATGTTTAATTCAATATTGCCTTCATCAATAAGAAAAACCTCCTCTTTTGTTGCTGGTTCTCCACTTCCTTTTTATTATCGCTTCATATCGAGTGCAATTAGAGAAATCTACTTTTCCAAAGTCTCACTTATTTACCATAGTAGATCTCAAGCTGAAAATACACATCCAAAGTTAATTCTATGTAGTCATCGGAACAGTGCTTTTGATGGTTACATTGTATTAAAAGCATTTTCTAACATTCAAGCTTTGGCTTCAATTCAATTATTAAATAGTCCTTTAATGAGAAGTTTTTTTACGGGTATTCCCGTAGTCAGGAAAAAGGATAGACAACGTTTAGGTATAAAAGCAAATATATTTTCAAGCCCTTCAGATGCTGCAATTGCACATATAAAGGCGGGTGGTAATCTACTCTTATTTCCAGAAGGCAGCAGTGAGTGGGGTTTCCAACCATTGCCTTATCAACGAGGTGCCGCGAGGATTATTAGAACCTTGATCAGTGAGGGAGTAGTTTTTGATATTATTCCTATGGGATTGTTTTATATAGCCCCAGATAAATTCAGTTCAAAAGTAGAAGTTTATATTGGTGAGAATATTTGTATAAATTCACAAAAAGGTAATTTGTCAATCAGAGAATGGGAGCAAAATATACATACAGAAGTTTCTACATCACTAAATAAAATTTCTGTTAATTGTCCAAATATTGATATTTTTGAGAAAGCATCTTCCTATGCTTTTAATAAAAATAAGAATGGTAAATCTTATGCTGAATCCTTTATTGATTATCAAAATAATCCATTTAAATCAAATAATGATAATCAGAATATAGAAAATAATTCTCAATATTCTATATTAATTTGGCGTTATATTTCATTTTTATTTATGTATATTTTATTTCCAATATTATTATCCTCACTTGTTGCATCTCATTTTGCTGATGCCCGTAATACTATTAGCTTTTTTAAAATACTAGGTGGTGCAATAGCAACTGCAATTTGGTTTCCTATCTTAGTCATACTCCTATTCTTTTTCCCCATGTTTATTGGTATAAGTTTAGTCAGTGCACTATTCGGTTTTATCTTAATAAGGAAGAAAGGCGCTCAAATATGTTAA
- a CDS encoding alpha/beta hydrolase family protein, which translates to MNINKMCFKQVVPALLFSLLCASSFSVNADIEVRDESLFEAHQRFKTEIINDSFDNIDPPWEAPAEIFNVIKYPAKPGDMYAYLTPPPANKKTKLPAVIWLNGGYGGIGGDDYFWQPKPVDNDQTGATFRDPNMVLMIPSFRGENTNPGRYEMFYGELEDLESAREYLASLPYIDSKRIYVVGHSTGGTRALLASEYSDKFRAIFSLGGIPDLKLRAEGDMIVELPFDRNNEEEFNVRSVYRYIKSIKTPTFYFEGRDYFWNEFNELRAVAMVHDIPLKIYSIKNGDHFNIIVPVSKLIKDKILLDTDTTKESNIRFTNEEIKWINKQVR; encoded by the coding sequence ATGAATATAAATAAAATGTGTTTTAAACAGGTTGTTCCTGCGCTACTTTTCTCTCTGCTATGTGCTAGCTCTTTTTCTGTTAATGCAGATATTGAAGTTCGTGATGAAAGCTTATTTGAAGCGCATCAACGCTTTAAAACCGAAATTATAAACGACAGTTTTGATAATATTGATCCACCTTGGGAAGCTCCGGCAGAAATATTTAATGTGATTAAATATCCGGCAAAACCGGGAGATATGTATGCCTATTTAACACCACCTCCAGCAAATAAAAAAACGAAATTACCTGCTGTAATTTGGTTAAATGGAGGCTATGGCGGAATTGGTGGTGACGATTATTTTTGGCAACCTAAACCGGTTGATAATGACCAGACAGGTGCTACTTTTCGTGATCCTAATATGGTGTTGATGATCCCATCTTTCCGAGGTGAAAATACCAATCCTGGTCGTTATGAAATGTTTTATGGCGAATTAGAAGATTTAGAATCAGCGAGAGAATATTTAGCATCACTGCCTTATATTGACTCTAAACGTATCTATGTTGTTGGGCATAGTACGGGGGGAACACGGGCATTATTAGCGAGTGAATATAGTGATAAATTTAGAGCTATTTTTTCCTTGGGCGGAATACCTGATCTTAAATTAAGGGCTGAAGGTGATATGATAGTTGAATTGCCTTTTGATAGAAATAACGAAGAAGAGTTTAATGTCCGCTCTGTTTATCGCTATATTAAATCAATAAAAACACCAACGTTCTATTTTGAAGGACGTGACTATTTTTGGAATGAGTTTAATGAACTACGAGCAGTTGCAATGGTGCATGATATTCCATTAAAAATATATAGCATTAAAAATGGTGACCATTTCAATATTATTGTTCCTGTCAGTAAATTAATTAAAGATAAAATATTGTTAGATACTGATACGACAAAAGAAAGTAATATTCGATTCACTAATGAAGAGATTAAATGGATCAATAAACAAGTTCGATAA
- a CDS encoding tyrosine-type recombinase/integrase, which yields MEFHHDDQDLTPETSLVLPEKQAILDLNATFTSPAHTNPAMAYLMSLGSKRSRQTMGSFLTIVAKMIGFSSLKNCQWGALRRHHIQAIIDMLSDANKAPATINTYLAALKGVALEAWAMKQMDTESYQHIRQVKSVRGSRLPKGRALTSSEIRALFRSCEKDNSSKGLRDAAILGVLLGCGLRRSEIVALNYEHIQFRDQAFIVRGKGNKERMSYMPDDTWDRVQLWIDEIRGTQDGALFTRIRRFDDVTDERITDQAIYYILEIRQQESGIDKFAPHDLRRTFASAMLDNGEDIVTVKDAMGHASIMTTQRYDRRGDDRLRKAARHLRF from the coding sequence GTGGAATTTCACCACGACGATCAGGATTTAACGCCTGAAACATCGCTAGTCTTGCCTGAAAAACAAGCAATATTGGATCTGAATGCAACATTCACCTCGCCTGCTCATACTAATCCTGCAATGGCATATTTAATGAGTTTAGGTTCAAAACGTAGTCGTCAAACAATGGGATCGTTTCTAACTATTGTTGCTAAGATGATCGGTTTCTCTTCTCTTAAAAATTGCCAATGGGGAGCACTTCGTCGTCATCATATTCAAGCAATTATTGATATGTTGTCTGATGCCAATAAAGCCCCTGCCACTATCAATACTTATCTTGCCGCATTAAAAGGTGTCGCTTTAGAAGCTTGGGCAATGAAACAAATGGATACTGAAAGTTATCAGCATATCCGCCAAGTTAAATCAGTAAGAGGAAGTCGGTTACCCAAAGGTCGAGCGCTAACTAGTAGTGAAATTCGTGCGTTATTTAGAAGTTGTGAAAAAGACAATTCATCGAAAGGTTTAAGGGATGCCGCAATATTAGGTGTGCTATTAGGTTGTGGATTGCGTCGCTCAGAAATTGTGGCTCTAAATTACGAACATATTCAGTTTCGTGATCAAGCCTTTATTGTCAGAGGTAAAGGTAATAAAGAACGCATGTCTTATATGCCTGATGATACTTGGGATCGTGTTCAATTATGGATCGATGAAATAAGAGGTACTCAAGATGGCGCCCTTTTTACTCGAATTCGTCGGTTCGATGATGTTACTGATGAGCGAATAACAGACCAAGCGATTTACTATATTTTAGAAATACGCCAACAAGAAAGTGGTATTGATAAATTTGCTCCCCATGATTTGAGAAGAACCTTTGCTTCAGCAATGCTTGATAACGGTGAAGATATTGTCACGGTAAAAGATGCTATGGGACATGCCAGTATTATGACAACTCAGCGTTATGATAGACGTGGAGATGATCGACTAAGAAAAGCGGCTCGACATTTACGTTTTTAG
- a CDS encoding GNAT family N-acetyltransferase yields MSMIQLRLAEPQEAKRLWYLRNQALRFGCENVYPSEILAAWTPDEMPEGYRQAIIDNPFYVIDYKEYNIPVASGFLDVKTGFAEAIFTLPEYMGKGFAGLILKQLKHEAIKRGQSKLFLDATPNAVLFYLKQGFKALEERDYYSDLAKANLHCYRMYIDLD; encoded by the coding sequence ATGAGTATGATTCAACTTAGACTCGCTGAACCACAGGAAGCCAAAAGATTGTGGTATTTACGAAATCAAGCACTGCGATTTGGTTGTGAGAATGTTTATCCATCAGAGATTTTAGCCGCTTGGACTCCTGATGAAATGCCTGAAGGATATCGGCAAGCTATTATTGATAATCCATTTTATGTGATTGATTATAAAGAATATAATATTCCTGTTGCTTCGGGTTTTTTAGATGTTAAAACGGGTTTTGCTGAAGCTATTTTTACATTACCTGAATATATGGGGAAAGGATTCGCTGGACTAATTTTAAAACAACTTAAACATGAAGCAATTAAGAGAGGGCAATCTAAGTTGTTTTTAGATGCAACACCTAATGCGGTATTATTTTATTTAAAGCAGGGTTTTAAAGCATTAGAAGAACGAGATTATTATTCTGATTTAGCGAAAGCAAATTTGCATTGTTACCGCATGTACATTGATTTAGATTAG
- a CDS encoding phosphatase PAP2 family protein — MLTTKARMLFNHLFSLQLFIIWALGTYGSWLTNATEMLIPIFLGFFLWVLLIFVGYKTQQATSHSRFYWFGLLQLIVCWTIFPLFKSIRYGLYQWSFDNILYNLDKFLWFGKSLPEWAISLQSGWLSEFLSFCYFSFYFLIIGSALFFFFSRNSILTKNYFFGLMLMYFWGFIGYFAIPAAGPYSAFPSDFNYPVYSGAMTLFLTDLVDKGITGMDVFPSLHTGITLYIVGFFYFSGYRKIAYCLSPILIGLVLATVYLHYHYGIDVIVGALLALLVLYITCKNNKVEYGTHL, encoded by the coding sequence ATGTTAACCACGAAAGCCAGGATGCTTTTTAACCATTTATTTTCTCTACAACTGTTTATTATTTGGGCCTTGGGAACGTATGGAAGTTGGTTGACAAATGCGACAGAAATGTTGATACCCATATTTTTAGGCTTCTTTTTATGGGTATTGCTCATTTTTGTTGGATATAAGACACAACAAGCGACCTCTCATTCTAGATTCTATTGGTTTGGTTTATTACAACTGATCGTTTGTTGGACTATTTTCCCTCTGTTTAAATCGATTCGCTATGGTTTATACCAATGGAGTTTTGATAACATCTTATATAATCTAGACAAATTCTTATGGTTTGGAAAAAGTTTGCCAGAATGGGCAATCTCTTTACAGTCTGGTTGGCTAAGTGAATTTCTCTCTTTTTGCTATTTTAGTTTCTACTTTTTAATTATTGGCAGCGCCCTTTTCTTCTTTTTTAGCCGAAATAGCATATTAACTAAAAACTATTTTTTCGGCTTAATGCTAATGTATTTTTGGGGCTTTATTGGTTACTTCGCTATCCCTGCGGCGGGTCCTTACTCTGCTTTTCCTTCTGATTTTAACTACCCTGTTTACTCTGGTGCCATGACATTATTTCTAACTGATCTTGTTGATAAAGGAATTACAGGAATGGATGTTTTTCCTTCATTACATACAGGGATCACGCTTTATATTGTTGGTTTTTTCTATTTTTCAGGTTATCGAAAAATAGCGTATTGTTTGTCTCCTATCTTAATAGGACTTGTTTTGGCAACTGTCTATTTGCATTACCACTACGGCATTGATGTTATTGTCGGTGCATTACTTGCATTATTAGTGCTTTACATCACTTGTAAAAATAATAAGGTCGAATATGGAACTCATTTATAA
- a CDS encoding AMP nucleosidase, with protein MSQPHNPEIQRIINELKQQYQNAVDALRNAIIDYVQDGKLPDIKQRAEGIFAYPQLTVHWYGEVKTEDKTRAYGRLSKSGNYSTTITNPALFENYLSEQLQLIADAYHATFEVTASKQEIPYPFVIDGTGIGFDRKMSASLAKYFPTTDLSKIGDEITDGLICDREVLPLSHFDALRTDFSLARLKHYTGTLPEDVQPYILYTNYNRYVDEFVRWACEQVADKNSAYCALSCAGFQQITAETVDPEKLISDLTWKKYQMPAYHLIAKEGPGITLVNIGVGPSNAKTICDHLAVLRPHVWLMIGHCGGLRESQQLGDYVLAHAYLRDDHILDDVLPPDIPIPNIAEVQRALYDATKMISGKPGHEIKQRLRTGTVVTTDDRNWELRFSVSARRFNLSRAVAVDMESATIAAQGYRFRVPYGTLLCVSDKPLHGEIKLPGQANHFYEGAVSEHLQIGIQAIELLKEEEDKLHSRKLRTFNEPPFR; from the coding sequence ATGTCACAACCTCACAACCCAGAAATTCAAAGAATTATTAATGAGTTAAAACAACAATATCAAAATGCTGTTGATGCATTACGCAATGCCATTATTGATTATGTTCAAGATGGAAAATTACCAGATATAAAACAAAGAGCTGAAGGGATATTTGCTTACCCTCAATTAACTGTACATTGGTATGGTGAAGTTAAAACAGAAGATAAAACGCGTGCTTATGGTCGATTATCAAAATCAGGTAATTATTCTACTACGATTACTAATCCGGCTTTATTTGAAAATTATCTGTCAGAACAACTACAACTTATTGCTGATGCTTACCATGCCACTTTTGAAGTAACTGCTTCAAAACAAGAAATTCCTTATCCTTTTGTGATTGATGGTACAGGCATTGGTTTTGATAGAAAGATGAGTGCCTCTTTAGCAAAATATTTTCCAACAACTGACTTGTCTAAAATCGGTGATGAAATTACCGACGGCTTAATTTGTGATAGGGAAGTGTTGCCACTTTCTCATTTTGATGCATTGCGTACTGATTTTTCACTGGCGCGTTTAAAACATTATACAGGTACATTACCTGAAGACGTTCAGCCATATATTTTATACACAAATTATAATCGTTATGTTGATGAGTTTGTTCGTTGGGCTTGCGAACAAGTTGCAGATAAGAATAGCGCATATTGCGCACTCTCTTGTGCGGGGTTTCAGCAAATTACGGCAGAAACGGTTGATCCTGAAAAGTTAATTTCTGATTTAACTTGGAAGAAATATCAAATGCCAGCTTATCACTTAATTGCTAAAGAAGGTCCCGGAATAACATTAGTCAATATTGGTGTTGGCCCTTCAAATGCGAAAACAATTTGCGATCATTTAGCGGTTTTACGTCCTCATGTTTGGCTAATGATTGGTCATTGTGGGGGATTACGTGAGAGCCAGCAACTTGGTGATTATGTATTAGCTCATGCTTATTTACGTGATGATCATATTTTAGATGACGTTTTACCTCCTGATATTCCTATCCCAAATATTGCTGAAGTACAACGAGCACTTTATGATGCTACGAAGATGATCAGCGGTAAACCAGGGCATGAAATAAAACAGAGATTAAGAACAGGAACTGTTGTTACAACGGATGATCGCAACTGGGAATTACGTTTTTCCGTTTCAGCGAGAAGATTTAACTTAAGTCGCGCCGTCGCTGTTGATATGGAAAGTGCCACAATTGCTGCTCAAGGTTATCGTTTTCGCGTTCCTTATGGCACCTTATTGTGTGTATCAGATAAACCGTTACATGGTGAAATTAAATTGCCTGGTCAGGCTAATCATTTTTATGAAGGTGCGGTATCAGAACATCTGCAAATTGGTATTCAAGCGATTGAGCTATTAAAAGAAGAAGAAGATAAATTACATTCTCGTAAGTTAAGAACGTTTAACGAACCACCTTTCAGATAA
- a CDS encoding PEP/pyruvate-binding domain-containing protein, with product MELIYKINEPIASEVSISGGKGASLAKTIQSLPVPDGLILSCQAYQLFITPLLPEISRLLSEKKQEIEAVSQNIRHLILQSPMPEDLIHSLSSKLNELQLNNTALAVRSSGTLEDMPGAAFAGQHDTILGIKTLPNLLDAIRQCYASLWHTHVMLYRQHLNLPHTQASMAVVLQRMINVQENEAAGVAFSVDPVQGSLSTVLINAAFGLGETVVAGEDPVDEFIIDRKSFALKQETIAQKVNAIVMVDNGTKILPLRPAQKSISSLTAEQCKQVAELAISAEKYFDFPQDIEWAFHDGKLWLLQSRNVTQIAPIWTREESAERFPNPITPLTWDMCEAGFHSSLNFSLNLMGLPSFNGKWFGMQDYYIYGNQNAVSLYSNRLPTSMMNDLPTLLKSLPEIAQKFSWVQELPITWMRDLDKYLISIGALMNEPLQDKSLPQLWDYVQRINKLGADYFLPNIAISLTQRSLYSALMALLKLFFKEEKYAHTAFDNLIAMSETKTGQVNAELWTLSRYVRQHPQLLKLITSIVPESIMQEIEVCDPHFHQQFTLFLANHGHRELDFDAYHPTWLDAPHIVLTQIKAMADLADDKQTDDPLGKKILQSETEFSIISDAPEELRFFLQEIIRLARVYTALDDLEHYQTTRLALPMRRGLKALGERLVIRSVLDCPMDIYFANEKPLADAILADNPTDWNQLRHHIYQNKAGYLKAKSVTPQWIYGEDSCNALNTNEHQLKGLAGSAGIVEGEVYLVYGPENFAEFPQNAILVARTTNPAWTALFYRASGIITESGGPLSHGAVTARELGLPAVMGVRNVLNILKNGQKVRVDGQKGIIEILS from the coding sequence ATGGAACTCATTTATAAAATTAACGAGCCTATTGCTTCTGAAGTCTCTATTAGTGGGGGTAAAGGCGCGAGTTTAGCAAAAACAATTCAGTCATTGCCTGTTCCTGATGGTTTAATTCTATCTTGCCAAGCTTATCAGTTATTTATCACACCATTACTACCTGAAATTAGCCGCTTATTATCAGAAAAAAAGCAAGAAATTGAAGCTGTTAGTCAAAATATTCGCCACTTAATTTTACAATCACCTATGCCAGAGGACTTAATTCATTCTTTAAGTTCAAAATTAAATGAGCTTCAATTAAATAATACCGCGTTGGCCGTAAGATCTTCTGGAACATTAGAAGATATGCCAGGAGCCGCCTTTGCAGGGCAACACGATACTATATTAGGTATTAAGACGTTGCCTAATTTATTAGATGCTATTCGCCAATGTTATGCATCTTTATGGCACACACACGTTATGCTCTATCGTCAGCATTTAAATTTACCCCATACTCAAGCATCGATGGCTGTTGTGTTACAAAGAATGATTAACGTCCAAGAAAATGAAGCGGCAGGTGTCGCTTTTTCTGTTGATCCGGTTCAAGGCTCTCTTTCAACTGTATTAATTAATGCCGCATTTGGATTAGGTGAAACCGTCGTTGCTGGTGAAGATCCTGTTGATGAATTTATTATTGATAGAAAAAGTTTCGCATTAAAACAAGAAACGATTGCTCAAAAAGTAAATGCCATTGTTATGGTTGATAATGGTACTAAAATCTTACCTCTCAGACCTGCCCAAAAATCCATATCTTCATTGACAGCAGAACAATGCAAACAAGTTGCGGAACTTGCTATTTCAGCGGAAAAATATTTTGATTTTCCACAAGATATAGAATGGGCATTTCATGATGGAAAATTGTGGCTTTTGCAATCACGTAATGTGACACAAATCGCCCCTATATGGACAAGAGAAGAATCGGCAGAAAGGTTCCCTAATCCTATCACGCCATTAACATGGGATATGTGTGAAGCTGGTTTTCACTCATCATTAAACTTTAGCCTTAATCTTATGGGGCTTCCTTCATTTAATGGTAAATGGTTCGGGATGCAAGATTATTATATTTATGGCAACCAAAATGCGGTTTCCTTGTATAGTAATCGTCTCCCTACATCGATGATGAATGATTTACCTACCCTATTAAAATCTTTGCCCGAAATTGCACAAAAATTCAGTTGGGTGCAGGAATTGCCTATTACTTGGATGCGTGACTTAGATAAATATTTAATCTCTATTGGTGCATTGATGAATGAACCATTGCAAGATAAAAGCTTGCCTCAATTATGGGATTATGTGCAAAGAATTAATAAGTTAGGTGCTGATTACTTTTTACCTAATATTGCCATATCGTTAACTCAACGCTCACTCTATTCCGCATTGATGGCATTGTTAAAACTCTTCTTTAAAGAAGAAAAATATGCACATACCGCGTTCGATAATTTAATAGCTATGTCTGAAACTAAAACAGGACAAGTGAATGCGGAACTCTGGACGCTTTCTCGTTATGTGCGTCAGCACCCTCAACTGCTAAAACTTATAACATCCATTGTCCCTGAAAGTATTATGCAAGAAATTGAGGTATGTGATCCTCATTTTCACCAGCAATTTACTTTATTCTTAGCTAATCATGGCCATAGAGAATTAGATTTTGATGCATATCATCCTACTTGGTTAGATGCCCCACATATTGTATTAACTCAAATTAAAGCAATGGCAGACTTAGCAGATGATAAACAAACCGATGATCCACTAGGTAAAAAAATTCTGCAGTCAGAAACAGAATTTTCAATTATCTCTGATGCACCTGAAGAGTTACGCTTTTTCTTACAAGAGATTATTCGATTAGCTCGAGTTTATACTGCACTTGATGACTTAGAGCATTATCAAACAACTCGATTAGCCCTACCTATGCGTCGCGGGCTAAAAGCATTAGGAGAACGATTGGTTATTCGTAGCGTCTTAGATTGCCCAATGGATATTTATTTTGCTAATGAAAAACCTTTAGCTGATGCAATTCTTGCAGATAATCCCACTGACTGGAATCAGTTACGTCATCATATATATCAAAATAAGGCTGGATATCTAAAAGCAAAATCAGTCACACCACAATGGATCTATGGTGAGGATAGTTGTAATGCGCTAAATACAAATGAGCATCAATTAAAGGGGCTAGCTGGTAGTGCCGGTATTGTTGAAGGTGAAGTTTATCTGGTTTATGGCCCAGAGAATTTTGCTGAATTTCCGCAGAATGCTATTTTAGTTGCAAGAACAACTAACCCTGCTTGGACAGCCCTCTTTTATCGTGCATCAGGCATTATTACAGAAAGTGGCGGACCATTATCTCATGGTGCGGTTACTGCTAGAGAATTAGGATTGCCCGCAGTCATGGGAGTACGTAATGTTCTAAATATATTAAAGAATGGGCAAAAAGTAAGGGTTGATGGGCAAAAAGGTATTATAGAGATCTTATCTTGA
- a CDS encoding AEC family transporter — translation MQNVLLTLWPLFALIALGAILRKNKTFEPAFWVGAEKLNYFLLFPALLINSLANAPLSDPQLPHLAGAIFSVVIIVTILCVILKKITGWSAGRFGAIVQGNIRFNTYLGLAIVADLFGVEGLGIAALILATLVPLSNVTSVLCLTAGQNVTLRQLIFPIIKNPLIISCVIGIIINLSGMGLPFGSDQFLKLLAATSLPLGLICIGAALHLSTLKAESKMISINTVTRLLIVPIIAYSVAYFLGLSSLVTILLVIFFSIPTAPTSYILTRQLGGDSELMAGIITAQTIFSTITLPIILNFLVP, via the coding sequence ATGCAAAATGTGTTATTAACGTTATGGCCGTTATTTGCGTTAATTGCGCTAGGTGCAATTTTAAGAAAAAATAAAACGTTTGAGCCTGCGTTTTGGGTGGGGGCTGAAAAATTAAATTATTTTTTACTTTTTCCCGCTTTACTAATTAATAGTTTGGCAAATGCACCTTTATCTGATCCTCAATTACCTCACTTAGCTGGGGCTATTTTTTCTGTAGTCATTATTGTCACTATTTTGTGTGTTATTTTGAAAAAGATAACAGGTTGGTCTGCTGGGCGCTTTGGTGCGATCGTTCAAGGCAATATTCGATTTAACACCTATTTAGGTTTAGCCATTGTCGCTGATTTATTTGGTGTTGAAGGTTTGGGGATCGCCGCCTTGATATTAGCAACACTGGTTCCTCTATCAAATGTCACTTCAGTACTTTGTTTAACCGCAGGGCAAAATGTGACTTTGCGTCAATTGATATTTCCTATCATAAAAAACCCTTTAATTATCTCTTGTGTTATTGGGATCATAATAAATCTGTCAGGAATGGGGCTTCCTTTTGGTAGCGATCAATTTCTTAAATTGCTAGCAGCAACCAGCTTACCCTTGGGGCTTATTTGTATTGGTGCAGCATTACATTTATCAACACTAAAAGCAGAAAGTAAAATGATTAGTATTAATACGGTTACTCGTTTACTTATTGTGCCGATAATCGCCTATAGTGTCGCCTACTTTTTAGGTTTATCATCACTTGTTACAATACTTCTCGTTATTTTCTTTTCTATTCCAACTGCTCCTACTTCTTATATTTTAACTCGACAATTAGGGGGAGATTCTGAACTTATGGCAGGGATAATTACTGCTCAAACGATATTTTCTACGATTACATTACCTATTATTTTAAATTTTTTAGTACCATAG